The DNA sequence AAACTCGTCCATgattttatagagggtaacattctgattaagctacattaagatttggccaaaattgtgacctctagagtgttaacaagcttttcctttgatttgatgtggcgacctagtttttgaacccagatgatccaatatcaaactcatccaagattttattgagagtaacattctgaccaagtttcattaagattgggccaaaattgtgacctctagagtgttaacagtcaaattgttgacgacggacgactgacgacggacggacggacggacgacgacggacacagggcgatcacaaaagctgacctttgagcacttcgtgctcaggtgagctaaaaatagtgcaacaacacacactgaatgaCGTGACGCAccaatatgaaattcaggtgtcagtgtatggaaaaatattgacgtttccggtaccagcgtaacttaacggggaatagaaacgagtatgtaataaatatggATTATAAATTTTTAGATTTAAGGCACTTTTTAAATTCGTTCCTTTCTAGAGACACAGTAACCATTCCAAACCTCCAGGAAGTTTCTTTTAAAAGTCTTTGCCAAGGATTCGTTACTATATCAATTGACATAACAGAGAAATCCTGGGTAGTACATGTGTACGCCTTGacaattaaaatgttcagaaacattagtagGTGTTACCAGATAATGAttattagtaaaattataaaaatgttgctttGGGAAACTTGTTTATATCTAGAAAGTAAAAGTAAGAGCAAACTTGAAACCACCACATGACCTTTGACTGGCTCTTTGGTTTTCTTCCAGGTTAGTTGAAAACTCGCAGAACCTTCATATTGAAATGCACGTGTCACCACGAGAAGGATACACAATTAAAGAGAAGATATTACGAGCACTTGCTGAAGGAGTTTTAATGGGTACAAACAATAGGTAAATTTAGTGTGCTAGGAATGCATTACTTGCAAATGAAATGAATTGCAATTCACGGGTccgttttacaagttttttcccgaaaatgtattgttttatattgtttgatAGGATTTGAAGtatatttctgaaaagaaaaccTAAataagatttaagaaataatctatataaccttaggacggccatcacatatttatgcaacctcgccaggtatatgtatgtttttgacaacacagaaaatgacgtcacttgaccttcagctatttccggaagtaaataaaatgaaagtagaaatgctaaacttgaaaacgaaagctgcattttgattcgtagatagtcaggggtcacgcgcaggggtcaccccgtctaaatgtatgcgcgtggacctttttttttttttttttttgctattggggagccaattttcagcactttatcacaaattgaaattacctgggctttagtacagcatgtcagcttttaatctattaaaaagtagttgagctctggataaacacaaatcccacaggggtccgtaacggaccaagggtacattgataatttcggaacatcatcaaatcgctgaaattgtcatttttgatgttgtctgagagtgtcagtatatgcctcagatgtaaagacataaccgtatttgagagctggaaacctagacatttcagaaatattttcaaaataagtttcgtgtaataaatgttctttctacggaagcgtgaaagggccatcaggcGCTAAtaaaggctgcggaaaggatatcagAACCAATACGAAGAGGTACGCCTGCGGAATAATATCACTAGGGCGTACTCGGAGTGGATTATACACGCGAGTATAGCCGATCCGTATTGAACTGATATATTAAAATATGGTTTTGCAAAACATTAaatcgattctaatatgtcttttatgtaagCACGTAGATGAAAtagggaagcactatttcatggcGCATGTATGGCGCACTATGTAATaggttgacgtgacgtcaacgcgtAACCGTGTTTGAAAAGGGTTAAAACACGGGAAGTAACACGTCCCGCAGAATAACTTCAGAGTGCGTTGACGTCTAGTAAGTTACCATAGTCGACTAATAATCGATACACTTACTAACACCATTCTGTTACATCATTTCGATTCTGAAACGTCTTTAATATAAAATAGTAGATCGCATTTTGAAGCACTCTTTCTGGCGCCAAATATTATGCCAAGGTAAACTTTTTTTAACGGAAATGTGCATGGAATTTTCATATTAGAAGAAACGGTACAATCCATGttaatttcaaattgaaaaagcGAAGTTCCTGGCACATTTATAATACATATATGAAACAAGTGAATCTCATAACCAGCGGCGGGAATACTTCAGTACTAAAATGCcggattttcaacattattcacatactgagaaattttcctcaGTTATCAGGGGAAGGAAGTGTGCAATTACTACGATTAAGTCATTTTCGCTATTAGCGTTTTCTCCCCTGGTGAGCAAAAGCGATAGCACTTTGATATCTGTTATCTCAAACAGTGACCATGTAACCAGACATCATCTCTTACAGGCTTGATTGTCTTTACattcaatgaatataaataaatagcattttttattcagaatgtgaatgttgtgactgacgtttttttaaacaaaaaaattagcAATTTTCTGTTCTTTGCACGGGACAATGGATACTTTTTCGCACATATTAATACACAagtgtttcattagaaatttattcgTTATACATTCATGATTGTATtgatttctgatctgaaattttaatccaacGGAAGTATCTAAACTGTACCagaggaaaacatttcaatacgatatagtgttatattttatgttttgtgatagtatttattatcagatCAGAAACCAAATTAacttgaataattgatgtattcttCAGACTGAATAACAAAAATAGATCTATCAAGTTCACcatatttattcaataaatttaattgcacatcttttaataatatcaaGTATTGCTATTCAAACAATCGAagcatatatgtatatgatatatgGATGAATGGCCATGCTCTGTTGTAAATGTATGCAGCTATGATAAAACATAGAGTTCTTATGAAACTTGATAATATTAATAcaggtacattatatacaatatcatcacatctgtttataatatatcatcTCTAACACCATTcccttattttcagagtcctTATCTCTGCTTCGTCTTAACACATCCTTATCAATACGCATCAGTGTAGCTTTGCGTTATAACTCTATCAGCTTATATTGTGTTTTCTAACTTTTGTGACGATTCCTAgcgatttcagttttgtttttagttcttccttggtcatttcactggcgggttttttcattttctttttcaaatttcttatgtgTACTCATTTCACTGGCgggttttttcattttctttttcaaatttcttatgtgTACTCTGAATGTAAAACTCAAATCTTCGTTTCTTGCTTAATGATCTACTTCGctgtatatatagaattttatcatgtctttaatattaatttgtgtgctttgatgagactttaataaacaataaaacctatATACGTAATTATATTTGCAGTTTAACATAATATTTGCAGTTTAAcatatttgagaattattttctttccttgttacttgttatttttaataaaagggtaaacatgaaaaaaataataaaacctaaaGTGTTGGCCCAAATGACACATGTGGTAATTATTAGGTGTCGATTCCTCCTACATTATGAAAAcacatgtgcatctgttcacTGTTAATTAATAATCTTATTAAGAGATAAACATCTTTTTGGCGTAAAACGGCACACACtagaaaactgttatcaaattAATTCTTTAATTCTTTtccggctaccttgacttacatgttcatatacgatatctatatatagagccggctacctagacctttagtctacgtagccggaaccggctacgtagactaaaggtctaggtagccggaaccggctacctagccactgccattctTTAAACGGCATTTAAGTTTAGTactacataataatataattaaagcCATTTAGATTTAATGTAAGAAAATTTCAGGCAATTTCGAAATAATGATTTTGCTGCTGATTTCACACAGCATCAAAATCTTAGccaattttcttaatttcatttttattctaattCACTGATACAATCCGCTACTTTGACGTAAATCACGCGTTTAAATTCAACgctaaatatataaaacatcgGCACGTGTCACGATGTTATACCTTTTATTCGTACATGCCGTGATTAGGTTGGCAACATACgtgtcactttaaaatttaatcaacacaatttaaattctgcgtacactgatttaaggcacatgaccataAACTTTATAATGCTAATATCTTGTCAATACAATACGCTGTCCCTTGCCacgaagatatacatgtatacaagaaacaggatgctacttgaccaaaatgacacttttaaaaatctaaaattcaGATTCAACTAATTACTGAAACACCCAATCAttatgtcaaaataagtcataataaatattgtgtattattattttggttattactATAATGTAACAACAGAATTGCTTACActtttattttcgatttttttttagacatatctcagtattttcaaaggaaaatgccatgaaaaactttaaaaacttttaaaaaaacatttgtcaGACGGAACGCACCCAAAAATCATGTTAAactatgttatataattatacatgtattcctaTTCCGATACGGCTCTATCTTCGCGTAAAACTTAGCACgttttttgtcaatatacagaaagcgttgaaaccctgtttttaaaggaattttgaagcaagaaagaaataacttattttataataaaatatatatctagaatGTGCACGACGAGAATTTTCCAAATATATCCGGGatgatattttaactttaacttttccttcaaaaatacttagtaaaaacagagttatcgtgtaattctgccaaatatgTATAGAGAATATATTGAATTCAAGAGACGTTTTACAAACGAATTTtgaagcaaccaaatattgacttattttgaaggaaaatatatcatcgtaaaggtattgaattgttttttaaggaaatatccgggatggtataatagaataataaaaatgtgtaatttatgacattttctatggtaaatgtatcattttcctatataaatcaatgtaagtataggaataggatttatcagttgcgctgtctgatggcttatcagaatatgtgccgcagatgtactgataagatcgcctaagaggagaattgttcaacatgAAACCGAccaaaaataaagacaaattctCACGAATTgtatttcatttgtgtttgacTCAATAATAATAACTACAGTACATAAAGAGTTCACACCGAAGTTGCATTAAACGCGATTCAACGTGGTAGGGCCTACCTTACCtggttaaataaataaaatcgtaAATTCCCAGAATACGTTTTCTGAAGAACGTATAATACTATATTCACGGTTTTCAGCTTTAATTCATAGAAGCTATGCTTCTCCCGCTTACTACAAATAGGCGATTTGGTAGAATTGCTCcgcatttaaaaagaaaacgcTGTCACAGACTTGCACATGCACATTGTTATATTTAGGCTGTTATCAGAAAAGAATCATTACATGACGTGTTTTGGCTCGGTAATTTCTGGTGACTTCAGTCATTGTTAATTTAAAATGATGGGGTGTTGACAGAGAAACATAAACTCATAAACAGATTCAATGAAAGCGCGTCTACTACTGATTTGTTTGGCTGGGTTCTATACTTTCAGATGATCTGATTATATATTTGGTTATTGCATCAACATGCAATCTTATTTTTTTGCaggttaaaaaacaaagaaattcagACAACGGTTTCTGTGGATGATATGAAAGAACAACATTCAACAATGCCTGTATTGAGTGCCAACGAATCTATGCCTACCACCGGTCAGCCTGTATTGAGTGTCAAAGATTCTATGCCTGCTACCAGTCAGCCTGTATTGAGTGTCAAAGATTCTATGCCTACTACCAGTCAGCCTGTATTGAGTGTCAAGGATTCTATGCCTACCACCGGTCAGCCTGTATTGAGTGTCAAAGATTCTATGCCTACCACCGGTCAGCCTGTATTGAATGTCAAAGATTCTATGCCTACCACCGGTCAGCCTGTATTGAGTGTCAAAGATTCTATGCCTACCGCCGGTCAGCCATTGTTGTTAACAACAAATATAGACACGGTCACCGACACAAAGTATCATCCTTACTTACCTAAGGGTGAAAAACAGTCAACAGAGCTGGCAGTTTCGCAAGAAACATCTAAAAGTGACAACGCCATGATTTATCCAAATAAtgcagttgtaaataaacaaaacattcctGCTACACTGGAACCGCAGTATTTATCGAACACTACAAACCCGACAACTCTTCCCCCAATCATACTGCCACACGTGACGGAACCAACAGTCGCTGTAAATGTGTCTGACAATGGTAAATATCTGTATGAAACAACAACTACTTCAGCTGAAGTTACCTCTCTTTATGAATTTGCTGGAACTTTCGAGACAACAAGTCGGCAATCAGACGTAAAAACATTAGCAATTCAAGATTCAACCAGAGATTCTAACGGTCTAAAATCAACAGTAAAACCAAATGACAAACAGTCGTGGCAGAAAACGCCAGTTGCTACTAAACTGTTTAATCCGGAGTCTATAAATGTAAAAGATACATTCGTAACTGAAAATGGAAACATCGAAGTTCAGAACGAAAGACGGAACAAGTCACCTAAAATAGTAGAGTCGCTAATGGCAGGCGGTGTTATGAAGTTACCTTTCAAAACAAATTCTAATTTTAGGTTCCTGTTTTCAAGTGATTCAAAAGTGAAAACCACGAACCAAAAAGTTTTTAAGAAACCTGGAGCAGTCGTAAAAAAGAAAGCTGTGACCGACGGTCGAAGATTTAACGAACTAGACAATAATTATAACGCAAATTTCAATACTCAAAACGACAAGTTCTCTGGATTGGAGACATCACAATTGTACACAGAGAAACCTAAATCACCAGACTTATTCAGAACTCTCCGAATACCAACGTCTTCTACAAAATCGTTTATGCAAAGAAAAGCCGAACTTCCGAAAAAGCCAAAACGAACAATAGATGTTACAGAATTTGGAGACCAAAGTTTAATCTTTAGCTTAACCTGAACAAATAACGTATACATTAAAACGAATTTTTGACTAGAGCAATCTTACTTTTGTGGTTGAGAAAACAGAGTTTTCCAATGCGAGGGTCAACCGGGGAATGAAAAGCAGTGTTTTTGTAAATCGTACTGCCCAAGTGCTGAGAACTATCATGAAAATCAAAGTGTATAAAAGATATGGTTCTTTTTCTTGACTTTGCACAGCTTTAGGTTAAAGTAATCGTAAATAAAATAGCTGATATGTTATCTTATATTAGGCTACACTGTGGCACgttttcaaaagaaatagaaTAATTTGATGAGTATATTTTTGGTTCTTTAATATTGTTCTTGCTTTCGGAAGTATACTTTCTGGTGGCTTGGGAAGTATACTTTCTGGTGGCTTGCTTTCGGAAGTATACTTTCTGGTGGCTTGCTTTTAATGTTGACACAATTTTCCACGATGGCACTGAAACAGTCTGATCGCGTTTCATCTAGTCCTGCAGATCGACTTACTTTCAGAAAAACAAAGCTGTAACAGCTCTGACTCTTGCAATAACTCGGCCTGTGTGAAACTAACTAGAGTGGAAACATCTTTCGTTGACAAAGAGTTGGTTTGTGTTACGCTTTGGACCATCGCTTGCATCTATTTCTTTTGATTGTCCGAACTTCATATGAAGAAACCGATCTTGTTAAATTCCGTAGACCTTATTGTTGACCTTAAACTTACGAGCTTAAATGTTCCTTACATGTGAAATATTATGTAGAATTAGTAAACATGCGTATGTTATTGTCTTTATAACATGTATTTGGTAGCATTTTATTGTGTTAACATTACTCTATGTGACCAGTTGTTCCTTTCTATTAgcttttattgttattttagtaattattttagaaaataaaaatcaacTTTTATGTACATGTCGCTCTTTTACTACAGGTAACAGATGAATGAACACCAtgtgtgaaaaatatggcttctagtaTGTTTTCGAGGTTATTCTATAACATAagctactgacctaatttttgatgcaAGATgacagtttcgaacctgacctagatttcataaataCATTCTGCCCAAATTCCActaagatcaagtagaaaatgtagcCCCAAGACTGTTAACATGATTTTTTTGCTATCATTTGAccttgtgatctagtttttgacccagtatTTTAACTTGTCAGAGATTTTactgaggcaaacattttgacaaagttttcattatgaatgggcaaaaaaaaaaatgatgtactGTTTACCACTATAGCATTTCTGAAAAGATTTTTGGAACTGCTACCAAGTTTTAATGCTTGTGTGAGATTTCTTATTAGATCACACAGcaagttatattaaattttatatggAGAACAAAACATAGCTGTTGAAATGTATATAGCGCATGAGATTCAAATTGTaagattaatatttatttgtacagacatcaaaacttcataggaatcaTTGCTTCAAAACTTGTACCCCTTTTGCAAGTATTGCATTGATATTACAACACATGTAGGGGTGCCATTTCAAGACAAGTCACCTATGAATTACAGTTGTTCCTAGgttaaggtaaattttatttaccactgCTTTGTGCAACAATGAACagaagctctgtagagcttttgagcaacactattttaagaacagttaaaaaccAATTAAACCTTACCCCCATActcccagcaatttgctggtgcAAATTTACAGCTGGTTTGACTGAGGCAACCACGATAAAGTGCCTTGCCTAAGGACATACCACAATGGAAGTAGCCAGGAATCGGACCCTGTGCCtgcacctccgtaggaaagcgtcttagccctctcaacCAATGCATCATTTGCTTTATGTTGGCTAAATGCCAATTTTCAACAATAGTTCAGTGATGAATTGGTAGTCAATTATCTAGCTGTTTCTGGATGGTGTTAGAGAGCTATTTTTCTCTGATAACTTACTCAAAAGAATCAAGTAACTGAATAGCTTACATGTTTACTTCCAGTCtatattttttctagttttctcATTTTCTTATTCACAAATGCACAAGACATTCTGTATCATCCTGGAGCCTCCACAAAACACAGGAGGACTAACCGGATTGTAAAGCATGTGTCCCCATCCCATCGCGGCTTGTCCCATTTTCAGCCTtgagatcactatgaccttgacctttgacctactgacctgcaaCACAATAAGGGTCATTTCCCAACAACTGCAAAACATCCTCAAATGTTTGTGAGCTGTCTGCCAGAGCTCTATATACCCAGTTGAAACTGTTTTGCTTCAGTATCATTGACCTTTGACTAAAAAAAACAATGGGGGGGTCATCTACTGCCCATAGCCGATCCCCCAATGAATTTCAAATGCAGTCAGTACAATGGTTCTCAACTTATTAAGCAGATACAGATTTTAGTCACAATACCAAATATGACCTCAACCTTTCGCTAATGAAACCTCAACCTTTAAGCTAATGGATCCCCaggcagtcatcctatgaagcttgCAAACTGCATGCCACTGCCTTATTTACCTATTGaacagaaacagttttcagtcccaaggtcattgtgaccaacctttgacctaatgacctcaa is a window from the Mercenaria mercenaria strain notata chromosome 7, MADL_Memer_1, whole genome shotgun sequence genome containing:
- the LOC123554787 gene encoding uncharacterized protein LOC123554787, whose translation is MHVSPREGYTIKEKILRALAEGVLMGTNNRLKNKEIQTTVSVDDMKEQHSTMPVLSANESMPTTGQPVLSVKDSMPATSQPVLSVKDSMPTTSQPVLSVKDSMPTTGQPVLSVKDSMPTTGQPVLNVKDSMPTTGQPVLSVKDSMPTAGQPLLLTTNIDTVTDTKYHPYLPKGEKQSTELAVSQETSKSDNAMIYPNNAVVNKQNIPATLEPQYLSNTTNPTTLPPIILPHVTEPTVAVNVSDNGKYLYETTTTSAEVTSLYEFAGTFETTSRQSDVKTLAIQDSTRDSNGLKSTVKPNDKQSWQKTPVATKLFNPESINVKDTFVTENGNIEVQNERRNKSPKIVESLMAGGVMKLPFKTNSNFRFLFSSDSKVKTTNQKVFKKPGAVVKKKAVTDGRRFNELDNNYNANFNTQNDKFSGLETSQLYTEKPKSPDLFRTLRIPTSSTKSFMQRKAELPKKPKRTIDVTEFGDQSLIFSLT